A part of Liolophura sinensis isolate JHLJ2023 chromosome 1, CUHK_Ljap_v2, whole genome shotgun sequence genomic DNA contains:
- the LOC135482394 gene encoding arf-GAP with GTPase, ANK repeat and PH domain-containing protein 1-like isoform X1: MNPRSPIQPYLSNSLAIRQEIQRFESVHPSIYAIYDLIEAIPDPLIQQQIREHVVCIEDSFVNSQEWTLSRGVPDLKLGILGSVQSGKSALVHRYLTGSYMQEESPEGGRFKKEVMIDGQSYLLLIRDEGGAPEMQFTQWVDAVIFVFSLENEISFQAVYSYYAKMAHYRNTAEIPLILVGTQDAISESNPRLIDDTRARKLASDLKRCSYYETCATYGLNVERVFQDACQKISQMRYPSLPLPVSTVPTTPTPNHSQRSYYMTQSSVKGYDSHSTSSQSTSSSGTLVTGTSASQAPPVPSKDTMPKDKDRDSKTDKAERKMKDKQQSQSQLQTTPQQLTVDQDQQDSLQDFRSVTTYPVITPQSSRKAKRTSAVHKSNSFSGATEYRDLPTPNSTPLFGRKNKSNHSTEKTDRNYLTEIQENSLFTPLLTRMTRVRSSLVLDKPDGKDLPTPSSTPTQNRKNRRRSNLFNPKKGEDEKKVENEKLGSGRVIPLKQGYLHKKSHGLNKDWKKKYVTLLDDGRLMYHPSLHDYMDDVHAKEINLVRTTVKIPGLRPKGSRIPSTGGGPANGVTTEANNTGMTGKSGKEKENVMLTAFDALRDGQQRVPSVEDAIVISNSSITPGIPNGLDNSFDKKGVNSAKIETPNVKKRHRRAKSGGLKNIDTAAGEDSDGYEFIIVSLDNKQWHFEAQSNEERDDWVQMIEQQILSSLQANESSKSKSRSNTLTDPAGVQAIRNVRGNNTCVDCGAPNPDWASINLGALLCIECSGIHRNLGTHLTRVRSLDLDEWPPDLVAVMTSIGNSIANSVWEANTKGRTKPNPASPREEKERWVRTKYDQKEFLPPPPYVDIPLNQQLIDALVREDIRNIILLLAHACPDDINAPYNKDDGRTALHIAAALGNVVFVQLLLWYSANVKVLDHEGRNALWYAKSSGATDCMDMLVNHGCPENPTLPRRRGSSQPAPGKNDVFEKLPASVI, encoded by the exons attccTTTGTGAACAGCCAAGAATGGACATTAAGCAGGGGTGTCCCAGATTTGAAATTG GGTATTTTGGGGAGTGTTCAAAGTGGAAAGTCAGCCCTGGTCCATCGGTACCTGACTGGCTCATATATGCAAGAGGAGTCACCTGAAG GTGGCCGTTTCAAGAAGGAGGTAATGATTGATGGCCAAAGTTATCTCCTCTTGATTCGGGACGAAGGTGGGGCCCCTGAGATGCAG TTTACCCAGTGGGTGGATGCTGTGATATTTGTATTCAGCTTGGAGAATGAGATCAGCTTCCAAGCTGTGTACAGCTACTATGCCAAAATGGCACACTACAGAAATACAGCAGAGATTCCCCTGATACTGGTCGGGACACAAG ATGCAATAAGCGAGAGTAACCCACGGCTCATAGATGACACTCGCGCCAGGAAGTTAGCCTCAGACCTGAAACGCTGCTCATACTACGAGACCTGTGCTACCTATGGCCTCAATGTGGAGAGGGTCTTCCAGGATG CCTGCCAGAAGATCTCCCAGATGAGATACCCATCTTTACCTCTCCCAGTCAGCACTGTGCCCACCACCCCAACACCTAACCACTCCCAGCGCTCCTACTACATGACCCAGTCATCTGTCAAGGGCTATGACTCCCACAGTACCAGTAGCCAGTCCACCTCCAGCTCTGGAACCCTGGTCACAGGCACCAGTGCCAGTCAG GCACCTCCGGTACCATCTAAAGACACTATGCCAAAGGATAAAGACCGAGACTCCAAAACTGATAAAGCTGAGCGCAAGATGAAGGATAAGCAACAGTCCCAGTCGCAGCTACAGACAACCCCACAACAGCTTACCGTAGACCAGGACCAACAG GATAGTTTACAGGATTTTAGGAGTGTGACAACTTACCCTGTCATCACTCCTCAGTCTTCACGCAAAGCCAAGCGAACTTCTGCTGTTCATAAATCCAATTCTTTTAGT GGAGCAACAGAATATCGAGATCTACCAACACCTAATAGCACGCCATTATTTGGCCGGAAAAACAAATCCAATCACAGCAct GAGAAAACCGACCGTAACTATTTGACGGAAATTCAAGAAAATAGCCTGTTTACCCCCTTACTGACTAGAATGACTCGTGTGAGGTCCAGCTTAGTGCTA GATAAACCCGATGGTAAAGACTTGCCAACCCCAAGCAGTACACCAACACAGAATAGGAAAAACCGCCGGCGCTCAAATCTCTTCAAT CCAAAGAAAGGGGAGGATGAGAAGAAAGTGGAGAATGAGAAGTTGGGAAGTGGAAGAGTTATTCCCTTGAAACAG GGATACTTGCACAAGAAAAGTCATGGACTAAATAAAGACTGGAAGAAGAAGTATGTGACATTACTTGATGATGGCAGATTGATGTATCATCCTAGTCTACAT GACTACATGGATGATGTCCATGCAAAGGAGATTAATCTTGTACGGACCACGGTGAAAATCCCAGGGTTACGGCCTAAAGGATCGCGGATCCCTAGCACAGGAGGGGGGCCTGCTAATGGTGTCACAACAGAAGCCAACAACACGGGCATGACAG GTAAAAGTGGTAAGGAGAAGGAGAATGTGATGCTGACAGCATTTGATGCGCTGAGGGATGGCCAGCAGAGGGTTCCCAGTGTGGAGGATGCTATTGTGATCTCAAACTCCTCCATCACACCAG GAATTCCCAATGGCCTGGATAACTCTTTTGATAAAAAAGGTGTGAATAGTGCCAAGATAGAAACTCCCAACGTTAAGAAACGCCATAGAAGAGCCAAAAGTGGGGGACTGAAAAACATTGATACAGCTGCAGGGGAAG aCTCTGATGGATATGAGTTTATTATTGTATCGCTGGACAACAAACAGTGGCATTTTGAAGCTCAGAGCAACGAG GAGCGAGATGATTGGGTCCAAATGATCGAACAGCAAATCTTATCGAGTTTACAGGCTAATGAAAGTAGTAAATCAAAA AGTCGAAGTAATACGCTTACAGATCCGGCTGGTGTGCAAGCCATAAGAAATGTGCGGGGGAACAACACTTGTGTAGATTGTGGAGCTCCCA ACCCTGACTGGGCCAGTATAAACTTAGGTGCTTTACTATGTATAGAATGCTCAGGAATACATAGAAATCTTGGTACGCATTTGACAAGAGTACGCTCCCTTGATTTGGATGAATGGCC aCCTGACCTCGTGGCAGTAATGACTTCAATAGGAAACAGTATTGCCAACAGTGTGTGGGAGGCGAACACAAAAGGAAGAACGAAACCTAATCCAGCATCACCAAG AGAAGAGAAAGAGCGGTGGGTGAGAACAAAGTATGATCAGAAGGAGTTTTTACCACCACCTCCCTATGTAGATATACCCCTGAACCAG CAATTAATAGATGCTCTCGTGCGAGAAGATATAAGAAATATAATCCTTTTACTGGCCCATGCCTGTCCTGACGATATTAATGCTCCGTACAACAAAGATGATGGCAGGACAGCCTTGCACATAGCTGCAGCGTTGGGCAATGTGGTGTTTGTTCAACTTTTACTGTGG TATTCTGCCAATGTGAAAGTTCTAGACCATGAAGGAAGGAATGCATTGTGGTATGCAAAGAGCTCTGGAGCAACAGACTGTATGGACATGCTAGTAAACCATGGCTGTCCTGAGAACCCCACTCTACCCCGCAGGAGAGGAAGTTCACAGCCAGCACCCGGCAAAAATGATGTCTTTGAAAAACTTCCTGCTAGCGTGATCTAG
- the LOC135482394 gene encoding arf-GAP with GTPase, ANK repeat and PH domain-containing protein 1-like isoform X3 produces MNPRSPIQPYLSNSLAIRQEIQRFESVHPSIYAIYDLIEAIPDPLIQQQIREHVVCIEDSFVNSQEWTLSRGVPDLKLGILGSVQSGKSALVHRYLTGSYMQEESPEGGRFKKEVMIDGQSYLLLIRDEGGAPEMQVGDIPFTQWVDAVIFVFSLENEISFQAVYSYYAKMAHYRNTAEIPLILVGTQDAISESNPRLIDDTRARKLASDLKRCSYYETCATYGLNVERVFQDACQKISQMRYPSLPLPVSTVPTTPTPNHSQRSYYMTQSSVKGYDSHSTSSQSTSSSGTLVTGTSASQAPPVPSKDTMPKDKDRDSKTDKAERKMKDKQQSQSQLQTTPQQLTVDQDQQDSLQDFRSVTTYPVITPQSSRKAKRTSAVHKSNSFSGATEYRDLPTPNSTPLFGRKNKSNHSTDKPDGKDLPTPSSTPTQNRKNRRRSNLFNPKKGEDEKKVENEKLGSGRVIPLKQGYLHKKSHGLNKDWKKKYVTLLDDGRLMYHPSLHDYMDDVHAKEINLVRTTVKIPGLRPKGSRIPSTGGGPANGVTTEANNTGMTGKSGKEKENVMLTAFDALRDGQQRVPSVEDAIVISNSSITPGIPNGLDNSFDKKGVNSAKIETPNVKKRHRRAKSGGLKNIDTAAGEDSDGYEFIIVSLDNKQWHFEAQSNEERDDWVQMIEQQILSSLQANESSKSKSRSNTLTDPAGVQAIRNVRGNNTCVDCGAPNPDWASINLGALLCIECSGIHRNLGTHLTRVRSLDLDEWPPDLVAVMTSIGNSIANSVWEANTKGRTKPNPASPREEKERWVRTKYDQKEFLPPPPYVDIPLNQQLIDALVREDIRNIILLLAHACPDDINAPYNKDDGRTALHIAAALGNVVFVQLLLWYSANVKVLDHEGRNALWYAKSSGATDCMDMLVNHGCPENPTLPRRRGSSQPAPGKNDVFEKLPASVI; encoded by the exons attccTTTGTGAACAGCCAAGAATGGACATTAAGCAGGGGTGTCCCAGATTTGAAATTG GGTATTTTGGGGAGTGTTCAAAGTGGAAAGTCAGCCCTGGTCCATCGGTACCTGACTGGCTCATATATGCAAGAGGAGTCACCTGAAG GTGGCCGTTTCAAGAAGGAGGTAATGATTGATGGCCAAAGTTATCTCCTCTTGATTCGGGACGAAGGTGGGGCCCCTGAGATGCAGGTAGGGGACATACCG TTTACCCAGTGGGTGGATGCTGTGATATTTGTATTCAGCTTGGAGAATGAGATCAGCTTCCAAGCTGTGTACAGCTACTATGCCAAAATGGCACACTACAGAAATACAGCAGAGATTCCCCTGATACTGGTCGGGACACAAG ATGCAATAAGCGAGAGTAACCCACGGCTCATAGATGACACTCGCGCCAGGAAGTTAGCCTCAGACCTGAAACGCTGCTCATACTACGAGACCTGTGCTACCTATGGCCTCAATGTGGAGAGGGTCTTCCAGGATG CCTGCCAGAAGATCTCCCAGATGAGATACCCATCTTTACCTCTCCCAGTCAGCACTGTGCCCACCACCCCAACACCTAACCACTCCCAGCGCTCCTACTACATGACCCAGTCATCTGTCAAGGGCTATGACTCCCACAGTACCAGTAGCCAGTCCACCTCCAGCTCTGGAACCCTGGTCACAGGCACCAGTGCCAGTCAG GCACCTCCGGTACCATCTAAAGACACTATGCCAAAGGATAAAGACCGAGACTCCAAAACTGATAAAGCTGAGCGCAAGATGAAGGATAAGCAACAGTCCCAGTCGCAGCTACAGACAACCCCACAACAGCTTACCGTAGACCAGGACCAACAG GATAGTTTACAGGATTTTAGGAGTGTGACAACTTACCCTGTCATCACTCCTCAGTCTTCACGCAAAGCCAAGCGAACTTCTGCTGTTCATAAATCCAATTCTTTTAGT GGAGCAACAGAATATCGAGATCTACCAACACCTAATAGCACGCCATTATTTGGCCGGAAAAACAAATCCAATCACAGCAct GATAAACCCGATGGTAAAGACTTGCCAACCCCAAGCAGTACACCAACACAGAATAGGAAAAACCGCCGGCGCTCAAATCTCTTCAAT CCAAAGAAAGGGGAGGATGAGAAGAAAGTGGAGAATGAGAAGTTGGGAAGTGGAAGAGTTATTCCCTTGAAACAG GGATACTTGCACAAGAAAAGTCATGGACTAAATAAAGACTGGAAGAAGAAGTATGTGACATTACTTGATGATGGCAGATTGATGTATCATCCTAGTCTACAT GACTACATGGATGATGTCCATGCAAAGGAGATTAATCTTGTACGGACCACGGTGAAAATCCCAGGGTTACGGCCTAAAGGATCGCGGATCCCTAGCACAGGAGGGGGGCCTGCTAATGGTGTCACAACAGAAGCCAACAACACGGGCATGACAG GTAAAAGTGGTAAGGAGAAGGAGAATGTGATGCTGACAGCATTTGATGCGCTGAGGGATGGCCAGCAGAGGGTTCCCAGTGTGGAGGATGCTATTGTGATCTCAAACTCCTCCATCACACCAG GAATTCCCAATGGCCTGGATAACTCTTTTGATAAAAAAGGTGTGAATAGTGCCAAGATAGAAACTCCCAACGTTAAGAAACGCCATAGAAGAGCCAAAAGTGGGGGACTGAAAAACATTGATACAGCTGCAGGGGAAG aCTCTGATGGATATGAGTTTATTATTGTATCGCTGGACAACAAACAGTGGCATTTTGAAGCTCAGAGCAACGAG GAGCGAGATGATTGGGTCCAAATGATCGAACAGCAAATCTTATCGAGTTTACAGGCTAATGAAAGTAGTAAATCAAAA AGTCGAAGTAATACGCTTACAGATCCGGCTGGTGTGCAAGCCATAAGAAATGTGCGGGGGAACAACACTTGTGTAGATTGTGGAGCTCCCA ACCCTGACTGGGCCAGTATAAACTTAGGTGCTTTACTATGTATAGAATGCTCAGGAATACATAGAAATCTTGGTACGCATTTGACAAGAGTACGCTCCCTTGATTTGGATGAATGGCC aCCTGACCTCGTGGCAGTAATGACTTCAATAGGAAACAGTATTGCCAACAGTGTGTGGGAGGCGAACACAAAAGGAAGAACGAAACCTAATCCAGCATCACCAAG AGAAGAGAAAGAGCGGTGGGTGAGAACAAAGTATGATCAGAAGGAGTTTTTACCACCACCTCCCTATGTAGATATACCCCTGAACCAG CAATTAATAGATGCTCTCGTGCGAGAAGATATAAGAAATATAATCCTTTTACTGGCCCATGCCTGTCCTGACGATATTAATGCTCCGTACAACAAAGATGATGGCAGGACAGCCTTGCACATAGCTGCAGCGTTGGGCAATGTGGTGTTTGTTCAACTTTTACTGTGG TATTCTGCCAATGTGAAAGTTCTAGACCATGAAGGAAGGAATGCATTGTGGTATGCAAAGAGCTCTGGAGCAACAGACTGTATGGACATGCTAGTAAACCATGGCTGTCCTGAGAACCCCACTCTACCCCGCAGGAGAGGAAGTTCACAGCCAGCACCCGGCAAAAATGATGTCTTTGAAAAACTTCCTGCTAGCGTGATCTAG
- the LOC135482394 gene encoding arf-GAP with GTPase, ANK repeat and PH domain-containing protein 3-like isoform X2: MNPRSPIQPYLSNSLAIRQEIQRFESVHPSIYAIYDLIEAIPDPLIQQQIREHVVCIEDSFVNSQEWTLSRGVPDLKLGILGSVQSGKSALVHRYLTGSYMQEESPEGGRFKKEVMIDGQSYLLLIRDEGGAPEMQVGDIPFTQWVDAVIFVFSLENEISFQAVYSYYAKMAHYRNTAEIPLILVGTQDAISESNPRLIDDTRARKLASDLKRCSYYETCATYGLNVERVFQDACQKISQMRYPSLPLPVSTVPTTPTPNHSQRSYYMTQSSVKGYDSHSTSSQSTSSSGTLVTGTSASQAPPVPSKDTMPKDKDRDSKTDKAERKMKDKQQSQSQLQTTPQQLTVDQDQQDSLQDFRSVTTYPVITPQSSRKAKRTSAVHKSNSFSGATEYRDLPTPNSTPLFGRKNKSNHSTEKTDRNYLTEIQENSLFTPLLTRMTRVRSSLVLPKKGEDEKKVENEKLGSGRVIPLKQGYLHKKSHGLNKDWKKKYVTLLDDGRLMYHPSLHDYMDDVHAKEINLVRTTVKIPGLRPKGSRIPSTGGGPANGVTTEANNTGMTGKSGKEKENVMLTAFDALRDGQQRVPSVEDAIVISNSSITPGIPNGLDNSFDKKGVNSAKIETPNVKKRHRRAKSGGLKNIDTAAGEDSDGYEFIIVSLDNKQWHFEAQSNEERDDWVQMIEQQILSSLQANESSKSKSRSNTLTDPAGVQAIRNVRGNNTCVDCGAPNPDWASINLGALLCIECSGIHRNLGTHLTRVRSLDLDEWPPDLVAVMTSIGNSIANSVWEANTKGRTKPNPASPREEKERWVRTKYDQKEFLPPPPYVDIPLNQQLIDALVREDIRNIILLLAHACPDDINAPYNKDDGRTALHIAAALGNVVFVQLLLWYSANVKVLDHEGRNALWYAKSSGATDCMDMLVNHGCPENPTLPRRRGSSQPAPGKNDVFEKLPASVI, encoded by the exons attccTTTGTGAACAGCCAAGAATGGACATTAAGCAGGGGTGTCCCAGATTTGAAATTG GGTATTTTGGGGAGTGTTCAAAGTGGAAAGTCAGCCCTGGTCCATCGGTACCTGACTGGCTCATATATGCAAGAGGAGTCACCTGAAG GTGGCCGTTTCAAGAAGGAGGTAATGATTGATGGCCAAAGTTATCTCCTCTTGATTCGGGACGAAGGTGGGGCCCCTGAGATGCAGGTAGGGGACATACCG TTTACCCAGTGGGTGGATGCTGTGATATTTGTATTCAGCTTGGAGAATGAGATCAGCTTCCAAGCTGTGTACAGCTACTATGCCAAAATGGCACACTACAGAAATACAGCAGAGATTCCCCTGATACTGGTCGGGACACAAG ATGCAATAAGCGAGAGTAACCCACGGCTCATAGATGACACTCGCGCCAGGAAGTTAGCCTCAGACCTGAAACGCTGCTCATACTACGAGACCTGTGCTACCTATGGCCTCAATGTGGAGAGGGTCTTCCAGGATG CCTGCCAGAAGATCTCCCAGATGAGATACCCATCTTTACCTCTCCCAGTCAGCACTGTGCCCACCACCCCAACACCTAACCACTCCCAGCGCTCCTACTACATGACCCAGTCATCTGTCAAGGGCTATGACTCCCACAGTACCAGTAGCCAGTCCACCTCCAGCTCTGGAACCCTGGTCACAGGCACCAGTGCCAGTCAG GCACCTCCGGTACCATCTAAAGACACTATGCCAAAGGATAAAGACCGAGACTCCAAAACTGATAAAGCTGAGCGCAAGATGAAGGATAAGCAACAGTCCCAGTCGCAGCTACAGACAACCCCACAACAGCTTACCGTAGACCAGGACCAACAG GATAGTTTACAGGATTTTAGGAGTGTGACAACTTACCCTGTCATCACTCCTCAGTCTTCACGCAAAGCCAAGCGAACTTCTGCTGTTCATAAATCCAATTCTTTTAGT GGAGCAACAGAATATCGAGATCTACCAACACCTAATAGCACGCCATTATTTGGCCGGAAAAACAAATCCAATCACAGCAct GAGAAAACCGACCGTAACTATTTGACGGAAATTCAAGAAAATAGCCTGTTTACCCCCTTACTGACTAGAATGACTCGTGTGAGGTCCAGCTTAGTGCTA CCAAAGAAAGGGGAGGATGAGAAGAAAGTGGAGAATGAGAAGTTGGGAAGTGGAAGAGTTATTCCCTTGAAACAG GGATACTTGCACAAGAAAAGTCATGGACTAAATAAAGACTGGAAGAAGAAGTATGTGACATTACTTGATGATGGCAGATTGATGTATCATCCTAGTCTACAT GACTACATGGATGATGTCCATGCAAAGGAGATTAATCTTGTACGGACCACGGTGAAAATCCCAGGGTTACGGCCTAAAGGATCGCGGATCCCTAGCACAGGAGGGGGGCCTGCTAATGGTGTCACAACAGAAGCCAACAACACGGGCATGACAG GTAAAAGTGGTAAGGAGAAGGAGAATGTGATGCTGACAGCATTTGATGCGCTGAGGGATGGCCAGCAGAGGGTTCCCAGTGTGGAGGATGCTATTGTGATCTCAAACTCCTCCATCACACCAG GAATTCCCAATGGCCTGGATAACTCTTTTGATAAAAAAGGTGTGAATAGTGCCAAGATAGAAACTCCCAACGTTAAGAAACGCCATAGAAGAGCCAAAAGTGGGGGACTGAAAAACATTGATACAGCTGCAGGGGAAG aCTCTGATGGATATGAGTTTATTATTGTATCGCTGGACAACAAACAGTGGCATTTTGAAGCTCAGAGCAACGAG GAGCGAGATGATTGGGTCCAAATGATCGAACAGCAAATCTTATCGAGTTTACAGGCTAATGAAAGTAGTAAATCAAAA AGTCGAAGTAATACGCTTACAGATCCGGCTGGTGTGCAAGCCATAAGAAATGTGCGGGGGAACAACACTTGTGTAGATTGTGGAGCTCCCA ACCCTGACTGGGCCAGTATAAACTTAGGTGCTTTACTATGTATAGAATGCTCAGGAATACATAGAAATCTTGGTACGCATTTGACAAGAGTACGCTCCCTTGATTTGGATGAATGGCC aCCTGACCTCGTGGCAGTAATGACTTCAATAGGAAACAGTATTGCCAACAGTGTGTGGGAGGCGAACACAAAAGGAAGAACGAAACCTAATCCAGCATCACCAAG AGAAGAGAAAGAGCGGTGGGTGAGAACAAAGTATGATCAGAAGGAGTTTTTACCACCACCTCCCTATGTAGATATACCCCTGAACCAG CAATTAATAGATGCTCTCGTGCGAGAAGATATAAGAAATATAATCCTTTTACTGGCCCATGCCTGTCCTGACGATATTAATGCTCCGTACAACAAAGATGATGGCAGGACAGCCTTGCACATAGCTGCAGCGTTGGGCAATGTGGTGTTTGTTCAACTTTTACTGTGG TATTCTGCCAATGTGAAAGTTCTAGACCATGAAGGAAGGAATGCATTGTGGTATGCAAAGAGCTCTGGAGCAACAGACTGTATGGACATGCTAGTAAACCATGGCTGTCCTGAGAACCCCACTCTACCCCGCAGGAGAGGAAGTTCACAGCCAGCACCCGGCAAAAATGATGTCTTTGAAAAACTTCCTGCTAGCGTGATCTAG
- the LOC135482394 gene encoding arf-GAP with GTPase, ANK repeat and PH domain-containing protein 1-like isoform X4 has protein sequence MNPRSPIQPYLSNSLAIRQEIQRFESVHPSIYAIYDLIEAIPDPLIQQQIREHVVCIEDSFVNSQEWTLSRGVPDLKLGILGSVQSGKSALVHRYLTGSYMQEESPEGGRFKKEVMIDGQSYLLLIRDEGGAPEMQVGDIPFTQWVDAVIFVFSLENEISFQAVYSYYAKMAHYRNTAEIPLILVGTQDAISESNPRLIDDTRARKLASDLKRCSYYETCATYGLNVERVFQDACQKISQMRYPSLPLPVSTVPTTPTPNHSQRSYYMTQSSVKGYDSHSTSSQSTSSSGTLVTGTSASQAPPVPSKDTMPKDKDRDSKTDKAERKMKDKQQSQSQLQTTPQQLTVDQDQQGATEYRDLPTPNSTPLFGRKNKSNHSTEKTDRNYLTEIQENSLFTPLLTRMTRVRSSLVLDKPDGKDLPTPSSTPTQNRKNRRRSNLFNPKKGEDEKKVENEKLGSGRVIPLKQGYLHKKSHGLNKDWKKKYVTLLDDGRLMYHPSLHDYMDDVHAKEINLVRTTVKIPGLRPKGSRIPSTGGGPANGVTTEANNTGMTGKSGKEKENVMLTAFDALRDGQQRVPSVEDAIVISNSSITPGIPNGLDNSFDKKGVNSAKIETPNVKKRHRRAKSGGLKNIDTAAGEDSDGYEFIIVSLDNKQWHFEAQSNEERDDWVQMIEQQILSSLQANESSKSKSRSNTLTDPAGVQAIRNVRGNNTCVDCGAPNPDWASINLGALLCIECSGIHRNLGTHLTRVRSLDLDEWPPDLVAVMTSIGNSIANSVWEANTKGRTKPNPASPREEKERWVRTKYDQKEFLPPPPYVDIPLNQQLIDALVREDIRNIILLLAHACPDDINAPYNKDDGRTALHIAAALGNVVFVQLLLWYSANVKVLDHEGRNALWYAKSSGATDCMDMLVNHGCPENPTLPRRRGSSQPAPGKNDVFEKLPASVI, from the exons attccTTTGTGAACAGCCAAGAATGGACATTAAGCAGGGGTGTCCCAGATTTGAAATTG GGTATTTTGGGGAGTGTTCAAAGTGGAAAGTCAGCCCTGGTCCATCGGTACCTGACTGGCTCATATATGCAAGAGGAGTCACCTGAAG GTGGCCGTTTCAAGAAGGAGGTAATGATTGATGGCCAAAGTTATCTCCTCTTGATTCGGGACGAAGGTGGGGCCCCTGAGATGCAGGTAGGGGACATACCG TTTACCCAGTGGGTGGATGCTGTGATATTTGTATTCAGCTTGGAGAATGAGATCAGCTTCCAAGCTGTGTACAGCTACTATGCCAAAATGGCACACTACAGAAATACAGCAGAGATTCCCCTGATACTGGTCGGGACACAAG ATGCAATAAGCGAGAGTAACCCACGGCTCATAGATGACACTCGCGCCAGGAAGTTAGCCTCAGACCTGAAACGCTGCTCATACTACGAGACCTGTGCTACCTATGGCCTCAATGTGGAGAGGGTCTTCCAGGATG CCTGCCAGAAGATCTCCCAGATGAGATACCCATCTTTACCTCTCCCAGTCAGCACTGTGCCCACCACCCCAACACCTAACCACTCCCAGCGCTCCTACTACATGACCCAGTCATCTGTCAAGGGCTATGACTCCCACAGTACCAGTAGCCAGTCCACCTCCAGCTCTGGAACCCTGGTCACAGGCACCAGTGCCAGTCAG GCACCTCCGGTACCATCTAAAGACACTATGCCAAAGGATAAAGACCGAGACTCCAAAACTGATAAAGCTGAGCGCAAGATGAAGGATAAGCAACAGTCCCAGTCGCAGCTACAGACAACCCCACAACAGCTTACCGTAGACCAGGACCAACAG GGAGCAACAGAATATCGAGATCTACCAACACCTAATAGCACGCCATTATTTGGCCGGAAAAACAAATCCAATCACAGCAct GAGAAAACCGACCGTAACTATTTGACGGAAATTCAAGAAAATAGCCTGTTTACCCCCTTACTGACTAGAATGACTCGTGTGAGGTCCAGCTTAGTGCTA GATAAACCCGATGGTAAAGACTTGCCAACCCCAAGCAGTACACCAACACAGAATAGGAAAAACCGCCGGCGCTCAAATCTCTTCAAT CCAAAGAAAGGGGAGGATGAGAAGAAAGTGGAGAATGAGAAGTTGGGAAGTGGAAGAGTTATTCCCTTGAAACAG GGATACTTGCACAAGAAAAGTCATGGACTAAATAAAGACTGGAAGAAGAAGTATGTGACATTACTTGATGATGGCAGATTGATGTATCATCCTAGTCTACAT GACTACATGGATGATGTCCATGCAAAGGAGATTAATCTTGTACGGACCACGGTGAAAATCCCAGGGTTACGGCCTAAAGGATCGCGGATCCCTAGCACAGGAGGGGGGCCTGCTAATGGTGTCACAACAGAAGCCAACAACACGGGCATGACAG GTAAAAGTGGTAAGGAGAAGGAGAATGTGATGCTGACAGCATTTGATGCGCTGAGGGATGGCCAGCAGAGGGTTCCCAGTGTGGAGGATGCTATTGTGATCTCAAACTCCTCCATCACACCAG GAATTCCCAATGGCCTGGATAACTCTTTTGATAAAAAAGGTGTGAATAGTGCCAAGATAGAAACTCCCAACGTTAAGAAACGCCATAGAAGAGCCAAAAGTGGGGGACTGAAAAACATTGATACAGCTGCAGGGGAAG aCTCTGATGGATATGAGTTTATTATTGTATCGCTGGACAACAAACAGTGGCATTTTGAAGCTCAGAGCAACGAG GAGCGAGATGATTGGGTCCAAATGATCGAACAGCAAATCTTATCGAGTTTACAGGCTAATGAAAGTAGTAAATCAAAA AGTCGAAGTAATACGCTTACAGATCCGGCTGGTGTGCAAGCCATAAGAAATGTGCGGGGGAACAACACTTGTGTAGATTGTGGAGCTCCCA ACCCTGACTGGGCCAGTATAAACTTAGGTGCTTTACTATGTATAGAATGCTCAGGAATACATAGAAATCTTGGTACGCATTTGACAAGAGTACGCTCCCTTGATTTGGATGAATGGCC aCCTGACCTCGTGGCAGTAATGACTTCAATAGGAAACAGTATTGCCAACAGTGTGTGGGAGGCGAACACAAAAGGAAGAACGAAACCTAATCCAGCATCACCAAG AGAAGAGAAAGAGCGGTGGGTGAGAACAAAGTATGATCAGAAGGAGTTTTTACCACCACCTCCCTATGTAGATATACCCCTGAACCAG CAATTAATAGATGCTCTCGTGCGAGAAGATATAAGAAATATAATCCTTTTACTGGCCCATGCCTGTCCTGACGATATTAATGCTCCGTACAACAAAGATGATGGCAGGACAGCCTTGCACATAGCTGCAGCGTTGGGCAATGTGGTGTTTGTTCAACTTTTACTGTGG TATTCTGCCAATGTGAAAGTTCTAGACCATGAAGGAAGGAATGCATTGTGGTATGCAAAGAGCTCTGGAGCAACAGACTGTATGGACATGCTAGTAAACCATGGCTGTCCTGAGAACCCCACTCTACCCCGCAGGAGAGGAAGTTCACAGCCAGCACCCGGCAAAAATGATGTCTTTGAAAAACTTCCTGCTAGCGTGATCTAG